The window CATGTTTGTTTTTTAAAAGTGCTGCAGCCTGAATAACACAAAGCATGAGCAGAAGGGCAATAATGACATTTTTTTTGTCTCTGAAGGGGGAAGGACCTCTGTCCATATGGCAATCCTCGTGGTATATGAAAAGGTTATAATTATTCAGTTGATTCAACCTATAGTGCCAGCTTTTTTTATGTTAGTCATTGGATAAGAATGAATTTTTCTACAATTGGGCGTGGTTATAAAATTTAAAATAATCTCTCCTCTTGCTCTTGGACATTAAAAAAGGGTATATATTCTTATCGTTTTTAACATTGCTATGCGTGCTTGTCAGCAGCATTTCATTTTTTGAAAACAAGGAGAAATAATTTGGAAATTCATAACATCGCAATTGTTGGTCTTGGTCGCATCGGGACAAAATTTTTAGAAAAAACACTCAGTAGAACTGATGTTATCACTATTAAAGCTGTTTGCGAACTTTACGAGACAAAGGGACGTATACTTGCTGAGGCGGAAAACATCCCGGTCATGGATCTAAGTAAAATTGTTTCTCTCGGTGTTGGAATCGATATTATTTTTGACCTTACCGGGGATCCTAATGTCACAAAAGGATTACGTAAAAAACTTGATAAATCTGGAAATACATATACTCAAGTCGCTCAGAATAGACTTGCCAGACTGGTCTGGGACCTTATGAGCCAGGAAGGGTGTCTTCCCGATCTTGGAAAAAGGAAATCACAGGTTTACGCAGATATGCTTATTGCCGAAGAAAATTAACTCTTCTAAATAACAGGAAGAGTTATCGTAAACCTTGTTCCGTCACCTTTGCTGGAGTCAACGGTGATGTTTCCGCTGTGATTTTGGGTCACTATGAAATAAGAAACAGATAGTCCCAACCCGGTACCCTGTCCTGGACTTTTTGTTGAATAAAATGGTTCAAATATTCTTTTTAAATGTTCTTCAGGAATGCCTGGGCCGTTGTCTTCTATTTCCACTTTTACTGATTGTTTGTCTGTTAAGGTCCGGATAGTTATTGTCGGGACCTTATGTTTGTTTTCATCTTCAGATATGGCCTGCGCGGCGTTTTTGATTAGGTTCAAAATTACCTGACTTATTTCCATCTCTGTAAAATTGAACATAGGAGGTGAACTGTAGTCTCTTATTATTTTGATTTTTTTAAAGTCATATTGTTTCTTCAGGTCATAATCATTTGACGCCAGTGATATGGCTGTCTCAATTACCGTTTCAATATTGCAGGATGATTTGGAGGAATTACTTTTGCGGCTGAAGTCAAGCATTGACTTGACAATAGATGCTGCACGCACTCCAGCCTCTTGAATTCCGTGTAAATATCCTGTTATACCCCTCTTATCCATGTAGTTTCTTAAATTATCCAAATCAATGTTGCACTTTTCCGCAATAGGGCGGTTGCTTTCAAGGTTTGGAGAGGTGCGTCTGAGTATATTCTGGGTTACCTGCATGATGACCCCTAGGGGATTATTGATTTCATGAGCCATGCCGGCAGCAAGACCTCCGACTGACATCATTTTTTCCGTTTGGATCATAATTTTCTGCATTTTTTTCCGTTCTGTAATATCACGCATGACAATGAGCAGCTTCTTTTGTCCACCGATAGTAGCTACTCTAGCTAAATTATCAGTCCAGAATGGTTCTTTTTTGGAATTTTTAACCATCCATTCAAAGTGAACTGACTGACCTGATTGAGCTTTTTTAAAAAGTTCAGCAGCGTATTTGTTGTCATAGGGGGGAGTATTAAAACTTATAGCCTCAGGGGACATACCTATTGCTTCTGTTCTGCTCAATCCAAAGAAATCTAGAAATGCTTGATTTACATCCGTAAATATCCGTTTGGAAATATCCATGACTGCAATGGCATCTTTTGTCGCATTAAATATTTCACGATAGGTTATCTCTGATTTAAGCAGCTCATTTTTGGCCAGCTCGCGACTTTTACTCATAGAATTGGCAAGAATTGCCATTTGATCAAATTCTTTAAAAGTTATTTGTGACCGGTCAATTTTTACAGGTGATTCTATTCCTTTTAAAAAGAAACGATCAAAGTAATCAAAGTTATCTGAAAGCATTTTTTTGAACCGTCTGGAGAAAAAAATTATTGCAATAGAAAAAATGAGCAACAGAATGCAAACAGAACATATATGGATGATAAGTGTATTATATAATACAGCTTCTTTTTCTTTGAGCTCTTTTTCAAGTATGCTGATGTTTATTCCTGATCCAATATACCATTTCCATTCAGGAAATGCCGTGCAATAACTTAACTTTTTATACGTCTTATAGTTAGGTGGAGCAGAAGGAGTCATGTAGGTCAAGAACCCTCCTCCTGATTTTGCTACAGAAATCAGCTCATTGATAACCTTTACTCCATTGGCATTTTTAATATTGAGAATATTTTTACCTTTGGTGCGTCCAATAAGTGATAGTCCGTCATATTGCCCCGCAAAAATATGAAGTTCCTCGTCAAGATTGATCTTGGTTAATCTGATAAGAACATCTTTCTGAGTATTCTTTTTTATGTTTTCAAAATAGGCTCCTGTACCTATTATCCAATTATATGGTTTGAAAAGTTTTATGTACGCTTTTTTTTCGAAGAATTTTCCTGCAGAATTGGGTTTGCTCCACAAATAATTAATATATCCTTCAGAATTCAGTTCAACAATGGAGATCATTTCTTTGCATATAAATCGTCCGTCAGGGGTTTGTAGGTTAAGTATATTTGTTTTCTCAATCTCTGGATTATCAGTATTTATTTGCGATATACCGGTTTTATCGAATATGAAGAGATACAAGTTGTTCTGTTCATGGGCCAAAGCACGCAAAGTATCCTTAATAAGTGTTTTCAGTTCTGACTCGGGCAGAGTGTCTTTGTATTTATTATAGATAGTAGTGGTCAGATTATGTGATTCCAGAATAAATTTTTTAACATTGGTGATGGCGTGTTCCAGTGCATTTTTTTGACTGAATTCAATGAAATTCTGAACTCTTGAAACTTCATGGATTAATGATTTTTCCACATCTCCCATTATTTCTTCTTTAGCCGCACGAGTATCATTATGGTAGTCAGCAATAACAAAATATATTGTGATTCCCCCAAAAATGAGGGTGGAGGAGAAGCATAGGCTTAATAAGTAGCGTGACAGAATAGAAACAATACTTTTCATGCAAGATCCATTTGAAGTAAATTTTTTCCAGTTTTAAGAGCTGTTGCTAGTTACAATGAGATTCAGAGTAATAATGGAGAGGTTCTCAACGGTAGATAATAATAACAGCTGGCAGGCGTTGGGACAAGAAATGAATTAAACTAATAACTATGATTTAGTTTTGAGATCAAGAGTGTCCTTTTTTGGGGGAATAGGAAATAAAAAAGGGTTACGATCATATGATCGTAACCCTTTAGTTTACTTAATGGTGCGCCTGAGAGGATTCGAACCTCTGACCTACGGATTCGTAGTCCGGCACTCTATCCAGCTGAGCTACAGGCGCACATCGAAGAAATCTTTTAGGTGTAAACTTTTGTTTGGTCAAGCATTAATTTAAAAAAAATAAAATTAATGGTTCTGTTAAAAATAAAAATTCTCGAAATAAGCATTTTAATAAAATTTAATAAGCAGAATATATGAAAGAAATTTAAACGGCTCTACCTCAAAGAAAGGATATCCATTTATGGATCAAATATTAATCTGTCTGCCCGATTTTGCAATTAAAAAGGTGATGTCGTATTTTTTCAATAATTCTTGAGGTGGAGTGGACGGGCAAACCCATTTATCCACGATGTAGGAGTTCGTCTTTCCGTATCAAAGACTCTTTGGCGTTTCATCAAGAGTATTCCACAAGGTTTATAAGCAGATTGCCGAGGAGAATATTTCGTATGGTCGAGGCGGAATTATGAAAGCTCTGCTTACTCGTAAAGATCACTTAACAGATAGAAAATAGAGTTAATATCTAGACATTTTGAAGCTCAACCAAGCATAAAATTATACATCATTTTTGCCATGCGCTCTGCTCAGAGTCAGCGTTTAGAATGGTCGTAGTTGTAAAAAATACATTTTCGAATTGCTTGATAAAATCAAGCAATTTCAGCAGAGTCCTTTTGGTCTGTTTCGAACATTAGGTAAAACTCTGAATAGTTGGAAGGAGGAAGTCTTTACTCAAAAGAGGCGGGGAAATTGCTAGCCCCCTAATTATATTAGGCCTCAGGGCTTACCGGGATACAACCCACCTGCAAAGCAGACCTAAAGGATGGACAACCTCAGCAATTGGAGTAAAATCTAAAATTTGTTTGGCACTTAAACTGAGGGGATACCGCTTTGGCGCCAGTAAAATTCACACATCAAACAGTTTTCTAAGGCGTAACTATGCAACATTTTGAGTCATTGATATTATACCACCACTACATGGGATGGCCTTCGCCCAGGCTCCCGTTGATGAGTATTATGTCACGATTCCCCGACGAATTTAATGGCAGCACCCGACCCCAATCTGGTCCAATCAGCAGCGATTTCTACGTGATACAGATTATGCGACTGCTTGCTGGCGACGTAGGCTATGGAAGAACAAAGTACGATTTCAGTCATGGGTCCATGAAATTCGTTGCTCCGGGGCAAATTCTCGAGTGGGACAGAATTATAACCGCGCCTTGGGGGTACTCTCTCGTTTTTCATAAGGATTATATTCGGGGGCATGTTGTGGAGAAGCAGATCAAGCAATGCAACTTCTTTTCATACGATATCAATGAAGCCTTGCATCTATCCCAAAAGGAAGAATTGAGCGCCCTTGGGGTATTCAGGACCATTTATTCAGAATATCAGGCAGATCATGATGTCTACAGTAGTGATATTATACTCGCACAAATTGAAACTCTTCTACGGTTCTCCACTCGTTACTACGAACGACAGTTTGACGATAGAAAGAAGCTGAATACGGAGTTCAGTCTTCAATTCGAAGCACTGCTGACCACGTATTTTGAAAGTGGAAAACCGAAACTACAAGGTATGCCCAGCGTGGAATGGGCAGCAGAAGAGCTCTCCCTTTCTCCTCGCTACCTAAGCGACACGCTGAAGGCAGAGACTGGCAAGACCGCTTTGGAACACATACACAACTATTTAATTGATACGGCTAAAAGCCTTTTGCTCATCCCAGATATGACCGTTTCTGAGGCTGCCTATCAACTTGGGTTTGAATATCCACAATATTTTTCGCGACTTTTCAAAAATAAAACGGGGCTGTCTCCGAGTGAATACCGCATAAAAAAAACTGAGTACTAGAATAACGTCCCTTGAAGAATCGAAGAAATATATCCATTTTCCGTTGGTTTGTGTATAGCCCGTAGGTTCCCACTCATATAGATCTCCATCATTACAAACCAAAGGAGAGACTATGGATAATTTCATTTTTCACATCCCGACCAAGGCATATTTCGGAAAAGGACAAATTAAGAACCTCGGAAAGGCTATAAAAGCCAACGGCGGTGCTAAGGTCCTTCTGGGATATGGTGGTGGAAGCATCAAAAAAAATGGTATTTTCGCGCAGATCGTTGACCAACTGAATGCCGAAGGTATCAATTATGTGGAATTCAAAGGCATTCAACCCAACCCACACATCGAAAGTGTCGAGCAAGGAATGACCCTGTATCATGAAGAAGCTTGTGACTTCATCCTGGCCGTCGGCGGCGGCTCTGTCATAGACACTTGCAAGGCCGTCAGCATCGGTGTTGTCTATGATGGCCCTGTGCTTGATCTGTTAT of the Maridesulfovibrio zosterae DSM 11974 genome contains:
- a CDS encoding cache domain-containing protein; this translates as MKSIVSILSRYLLSLCFSSTLIFGGITIYFVIADYHNDTRAAKEEIMGDVEKSLIHEVSRVQNFIEFSQKNALEHAITNVKKFILESHNLTTTIYNKYKDTLPESELKTLIKDTLRALAHEQNNLYLFIFDKTGISQINTDNPEIEKTNILNLQTPDGRFICKEMISIVELNSEGYINYLWSKPNSAGKFFEKKAYIKLFKPYNWIIGTGAYFENIKKNTQKDVLIRLTKINLDEELHIFAGQYDGLSLIGRTKGKNILNIKNANGVKVINELISVAKSGGGFLTYMTPSAPPNYKTYKKLSYCTAFPEWKWYIGSGINISILEKELKEKEAVLYNTLIIHICSVCILLLIFSIAIIFFSRRFKKMLSDNFDYFDRFFLKGIESPVKIDRSQITFKEFDQMAILANSMSKSRELAKNELLKSEITYREIFNATKDAIAVMDISKRIFTDVNQAFLDFFGLSRTEAIGMSPEAISFNTPPYDNKYAAELFKKAQSGQSVHFEWMVKNSKKEPFWTDNLARVATIGGQKKLLIVMRDITERKKMQKIMIQTEKMMSVGGLAAGMAHEINNPLGVIMQVTQNILRRTSPNLESNRPIAEKCNIDLDNLRNYMDKRGITGYLHGIQEAGVRAASIVKSMLDFSRKSNSSKSSCNIETVIETAISLASNDYDLKKQYDFKKIKIIRDYSSPPMFNFTEMEISQVILNLIKNAAQAISEDENKHKVPTITIRTLTDKQSVKVEIEDNGPGIPEEHLKRIFEPFYSTKSPGQGTGLGLSVSYFIVTQNHSGNITVDSSKGDGTRFTITLPVI
- a CDS encoding helix-turn-helix domain-containing protein produces the protein MSIMSRFPDEFNGSTRPQSGPISSDFYVIQIMRLLAGDVGYGRTKYDFSHGSMKFVAPGQILEWDRIITAPWGYSLVFHKDYIRGHVVEKQIKQCNFFSYDINEALHLSQKEELSALGVFRTIYSEYQADHDVYSSDIILAQIETLLRFSTRYYERQFDDRKKLNTEFSLQFEALLTTYFESGKPKLQGMPSVEWAAEELSLSPRYLSDTLKAETGKTALEHIHNYLIDTAKSLLLIPDMTVSEAAYQLGFEYPQYFSRLFKNKTGLSPSEYRIKKTEY